The following are encoded in a window of Halorarum salinum genomic DNA:
- a CDS encoding DEAD/DEAH box helicase yields the protein MSDAAQVGGMDAFAALGESVRAALSERGFSTPTEPQRRAIPPIAAGENALVIAPTGTGKTETAMLPVFDALVTGRSPRGDPADADAGPPEGIGALYVTPLRALNRDMRGRLEWWGEYLDLDVQVRHGDTTDYQRTKQANDPPDVLVTTPETVQAMLTGEKLREGLSDLRHVVVDEVHELAASKRGAQFTVAMERLRALAGDFQRIGLSATVGDPDEVGRFLTGHRGDVEGSPQASDRGCEILEIDAGADVEFDVVSPEVTDEDERLAGELATSADVASHVRFIRDQVADHESTLVFVNTRQTAEALGARFTALDAPIGVHHGSLSKDARIEVEDAFKSGELDGLVCTSSMELGIDVGRVDHVVQYNSPREVARLLQRVGRAGHRRGETSHGTIVTDNPDDTLEALAIARRAAAGEVEDAGIHHGSLDVVANQIVGLLMDVGEIDAREAYELVTGAYPFRDLAEGTFRDVVRQLSNNRLVWVDEERDVLEKSGGTWQYFYRNLSMIPDEETYDVTDISSRHQIGTLDERFVVNFAAPGETFIQRGEMWRINDIDDEEGTVNVSPIEDPAGEVPSWTGQEIPVPSAVAAEVGEMRGVAEPQFAGGADVESVAREFAARYPAEPRTLEVGLSQVERQVEADAPMPTDDRVVLEGQGRSITLNVARGHEVNRTLGRLLSALVGQRTGSSVGMDADPYRVELEVPTSVDPGTVIEVLEETDPEHVEALLELALKRSDTLKFTLTHVAAKFGALKPYQADKRFGADRLMAALEDTPVFDEAVREVFHTELAVEETADLLQSIQSGDLEVVTAREPTPVGTGGRSSGREFLVPENADASVIQTIKERIMDDRVILLCLHCHEWNHTTKVRRVRETPRCPNCESTRVAALNPWAEETVAAVRADEKDEEQERLTKRAFRAGSLVQAHGKQAVIALAARGVGPHNAARIIAKLREDEDDFYRDILAQERQYARTQSFWD from the coding sequence ATGAGTGACGCGGCGCAGGTAGGGGGGATGGACGCCTTCGCCGCGCTCGGCGAGTCGGTGCGCGCGGCGCTCTCCGAGCGCGGGTTCTCGACGCCCACGGAGCCGCAGCGCCGCGCCATCCCGCCGATCGCGGCCGGGGAGAACGCGCTGGTCATCGCGCCCACCGGCACCGGGAAGACCGAGACGGCGATGCTCCCGGTGTTCGACGCGCTGGTCACGGGGAGGAGTCCACGCGGGGACCCGGCCGACGCCGACGCCGGCCCGCCCGAGGGCATCGGCGCGCTGTACGTCACGCCCCTGCGCGCGCTGAACCGCGACATGCGGGGGCGGCTGGAGTGGTGGGGCGAGTACCTCGACCTCGACGTGCAGGTGCGCCACGGCGACACGACCGACTACCAGCGGACCAAGCAGGCGAACGACCCGCCGGACGTGCTCGTCACGACCCCCGAGACCGTCCAGGCGATGCTCACCGGCGAGAAGCTCCGGGAGGGGCTCTCGGACCTCCGGCACGTCGTCGTCGACGAGGTTCACGAACTCGCCGCCTCGAAGCGGGGCGCCCAGTTCACCGTCGCGATGGAGCGCCTGCGCGCGCTGGCGGGCGACTTCCAGCGCATCGGCCTCTCGGCGACCGTGGGAGACCCCGACGAGGTCGGGCGGTTCCTCACCGGCCACCGCGGCGACGTGGAGGGGTCGCCGCAGGCGTCCGACCGCGGCTGTGAGATCCTCGAGATCGACGCCGGCGCGGACGTCGAGTTCGACGTCGTCTCGCCGGAGGTGACCGACGAGGACGAGCGGCTGGCGGGCGAACTCGCCACCAGTGCGGACGTCGCGAGCCACGTGCGGTTCATCCGCGACCAGGTCGCGGACCACGAGTCGACGCTCGTGTTCGTCAACACCAGACAGACCGCCGAGGCGCTCGGCGCCCGCTTCACGGCGCTGGACGCCCCCATCGGCGTCCACCACGGCTCGCTCTCGAAGGACGCCCGAATCGAGGTGGAGGACGCGTTCAAGTCCGGCGAACTCGACGGGCTGGTCTGCACCTCATCGATGGAACTCGGCATCGACGTAGGCCGGGTCGACCACGTCGTCCAGTACAACTCCCCCCGCGAGGTCGCGCGCCTGCTCCAGCGCGTCGGGCGTGCGGGCCACCGCCGGGGGGAGACGTCCCACGGCACGATCGTCACCGACAACCCGGACGACACGCTGGAGGCGCTGGCGATCGCCCGTCGGGCGGCCGCCGGCGAGGTCGAGGACGCCGGCATCCACCACGGCAGTTTGGACGTGGTCGCGAACCAGATCGTCGGCCTGCTCATGGACGTCGGCGAGATCGACGCGCGGGAGGCGTACGAACTGGTGACCGGGGCCTACCCGTTCCGCGATCTCGCGGAGGGGACGTTCCGCGACGTGGTCCGGCAGCTGTCGAACAACCGGCTCGTCTGGGTGGACGAGGAGCGGGACGTCCTGGAGAAGTCCGGCGGCACCTGGCAGTACTTCTACCGGAACCTCTCGATGATCCCCGACGAGGAGACGTACGACGTGACCGACATCTCCTCGCGCCACCAGATCGGAACGCTCGACGAGCGCTTCGTCGTCAACTTCGCCGCGCCGGGCGAGACGTTCATCCAGCGCGGGGAGATGTGGCGCATCAACGACATCGACGACGAGGAGGGGACGGTGAACGTCTCGCCGATCGAGGACCCCGCCGGCGAGGTGCCCTCGTGGACGGGCCAGGAGATCCCCGTCCCGAGCGCGGTCGCCGCCGAGGTCGGGGAGATGCGCGGCGTCGCGGAGCCGCAGTTCGCCGGCGGGGCCGACGTCGAATCCGTCGCCCGGGAGTTCGCCGCCCGCTACCCGGCCGAGCCCCGGACCCTCGAGGTCGGCCTCTCGCAGGTCGAGCGTCAGGTCGAGGCCGACGCGCCGATGCCGACCGACGACCGCGTCGTCCTCGAGGGCCAGGGGCGCTCGATCACGCTGAACGTCGCCCGCGGCCACGAGGTGAACCGGACGCTCGGGCGCCTGCTCTCGGCGCTCGTCGGACAGCGCACCGGGTCGTCGGTCGGCATGGACGCCGACCCCTACCGGGTGGAACTGGAGGTGCCGACGTCGGTCGACCCCGGCACCGTCATCGAGGTGCTGGAGGAGACCGACCCCGAGCACGTCGAGGCGCTGCTCGAACTCGCGCTCAAGCGGTCGGACACGCTGAAGTTTACGCTCACCCACGTCGCAGCGAAGTTCGGCGCGTTGAAGCCGTACCAGGCGGACAAGCGGTTCGGCGCCGACCGCCTCATGGCCGCCCTGGAGGACACGCCCGTCTTCGACGAGGCGGTCCGGGAGGTGTTCCACACCGAACTCGCCGTCGAGGAGACGGCGGATCTGCTCCAGTCCATCCAGTCGGGCGACCTGGAGGTCGTCACGGCGCGGGAGCCGACCCCCGTCGGAACCGGCGGGCGCTCCTCGGGCAGGGAGTTCCTCGTGCCCGAGAACGCCGACGCGTCGGTGATCCAGACGATAAAGGAGCGCATCATGGACGACCGCGTCATCCTGCTGTGTCTCCACTGTCACGAGTGGAACCACACGACGAAGGTGCGGCGCGTTCGCGAGACGCCGCGGTGTCCGAACTGCGAGTCGACGCGCGTCGCCGCGCTCAACCCCTGGGCCGAGGAGACGGTGGCCGCGGTCCGGGCCGACGAGAAGGACGAGGAACAGGAACGCCTGACGAAGCGGGCGTTCCGCGCCGGGAGCCTCGTGCAGGCTCACGGGAAGCAGGCCGTCATCGCGCTGGCGGCCCGCGGCGTCGGGCCACACAACGCCGCGCGCATCATCGCGAAGCTCCGCGAGGACGAGGACGACTTCTATCGGGACATCCTGGCCCAGGAGCGCCAGTACGCCCGGACGCAGAGCTTCTGGGACTAG
- a CDS encoding NAD(P)-dependent oxidoreductase gives MTDETIGFVGLGIMGLPMAKNLVDAGYRVVGHNRSDEPVEELVEHGGEAGGSPAGVAEESDVVLLCLPDSPDVENVVLGEGEEPDPVIDGLREGTTLVDHSTISPTVAERVAERLADEGVTALDAPISGGEEGAIEGTLSIMVGGDEEALEEVRDVLDVMGETVTHCGPSGAGQTTKACNQIVVAAQMVGVSEALVFADNAGADLEAVVDAISGGAAGCWTLDNRAPDMIHGDFDPGFFAEYQYKDLRIATDAGEAFGSPMPQTALAHELYKTMVQNGMGRDDNSGVMQVLEMMAGGEARVDG, from the coding sequence ATGACGGACGAGACGATCGGTTTCGTCGGACTCGGTATCATGGGCCTCCCGATGGCGAAGAACCTCGTCGACGCGGGCTACCGCGTCGTGGGACACAACCGCTCCGACGAGCCAGTCGAGGAACTCGTGGAGCACGGCGGCGAGGCCGGCGGGTCGCCCGCCGGCGTCGCCGAGGAGAGCGACGTCGTCCTGCTGTGTCTCCCCGACTCGCCGGACGTGGAGAACGTCGTCCTCGGCGAGGGCGAGGAGCCCGACCCCGTGATCGACGGCCTGCGCGAGGGGACGACGCTCGTCGATCACTCGACCATCTCGCCGACGGTGGCCGAGCGGGTCGCGGAGCGGCTCGCGGACGAGGGCGTGACGGCGCTCGACGCGCCCATCTCCGGCGGCGAGGAGGGTGCCATCGAGGGGACGCTGTCGATCATGGTCGGCGGCGACGAGGAAGCACTGGAGGAAGTGAGGGACGTCCTCGACGTGATGGGCGAGACGGTCACGCACTGCGGTCCAAGCGGCGCGGGACAGACGACGAAGGCGTGTAACCAGATCGTCGTCGCCGCCCAGATGGTGGGCGTGAGCGAGGCACTGGTGTTCGCGGACAACGCCGGCGCCGACCTCGAGGCCGTGGTGGACGCGATCAGCGGCGGGGCGGCGGGGTGCTGGACGCTGGACAACCGCGCGCCGGACATGATCCACGGCGACTTCGACCCGGGCTTCTTCGCGGAGTACCAGTACAAGGACCTCCGCATCGCCACCGACGCGGGCGAGGCGTTCGGCTCGCCGATGCCCCAGACTGCCCTCGCACACGAACTCTACAAGACGATGGTCCAGAACGGGATGGGGAGGGACGACAACTCCGGCGTGATGCAGGTGCTGGAAATGATGGCGGGCGGCGAGGCGCGGGTCGACGGGTAG
- a CDS encoding DUF7522 family protein, translating into MDGLLPAEATERLVATCRTTVGDNLRSVTYFTRTDFQQVYLRDDLERDADLMDFIGIERQDFNTTADAYGGSELGDYRYTLRVFENGYLVRVGGENAAVFVTTDGVELRDFDALARAVSTTLEEWES; encoded by the coding sequence ATGGACGGACTGCTGCCGGCCGAGGCGACCGAGCGGCTCGTCGCGACGTGCCGGACGACCGTCGGCGACAACCTCCGGTCCGTGACGTACTTCACACGAACCGACTTCCAGCAGGTGTACCTCCGGGACGACCTGGAGCGGGACGCCGACCTGATGGACTTCATCGGCATCGAGCGCCAGGACTTCAACACGACGGCCGACGCGTACGGCGGTTCGGAGCTCGGCGACTACCGGTACACGCTCCGGGTGTTCGAGAACGGCTACCTCGTCCGCGTCGGCGGGGAGAACGCCGCCGTGTTCGTGACCACCGACGGCGTGGAACTGCGCGACTTCGACGCGCTCGCCCGCGCGGTGAGCACGACCCTGGAGGAGTGGGAGTCCTGA
- a CDS encoding class I SAM-dependent methyltransferase, translating into MSDPFGRAIRDFHRGEQDEPLRQFDGDESLDHPIEDFYFGEVDPEDERTRWLESRLSGRFLDLGAGAGRDSLYFQDRLETVSLEVSEHLVGTMRERGVDDARLGDMFALPEQFERGRFGSVLAYGTQLALVRSMRGLREFLGDLARVTTDDATAILDNYDPEYEGARELLGYRHDPTPGLGFRVMHFEYEGDVGDTLLFRLFSSDRLRDACVGTGWTLDGVSRGAVGNECHYMAVLEKE; encoded by the coding sequence ATGTCCGACCCCTTCGGGCGCGCGATCCGCGACTTCCACCGCGGCGAACAGGACGAGCCGTTGCGGCAGTTCGACGGCGACGAGTCCCTCGACCACCCGATCGAGGACTTCTACTTCGGCGAGGTCGACCCGGAGGACGAGCGGACGAGGTGGCTCGAATCGCGCCTCTCCGGGCGGTTCCTCGACCTGGGCGCCGGCGCGGGCCGCGACTCGCTGTACTTCCAGGATCGCCTCGAGACGGTCTCCCTGGAGGTCTCCGAGCACCTCGTGGGGACCATGCGCGAGCGCGGCGTGGACGACGCGCGGCTGGGGGACATGTTCGCGCTCCCGGAGCAGTTCGAGCGAGGTCGGTTCGGGTCCGTGCTCGCCTACGGGACCCAGCTCGCGCTGGTGCGGTCGATGCGGGGGCTCCGCGAGTTCCTCGGGGACCTCGCGCGGGTCACGACCGACGACGCGACGGCGATCCTCGACAACTACGACCCCGAGTACGAGGGGGCTCGGGAACTCCTCGGCTACCGGCACGACCCGACGCCGGGGCTCGGCTTCCGGGTCATGCACTTCGAGTACGAGGGGGACGTCGGCGACACCCTGCTGTTCCGACTGTTCTCCTCCGACAGGCTCCGCGACGCGTGCGTCGGAACCGGGTGGACGCTCGACGGGGTGAGCCGTGGGGCGGTCGGAAACGAGTGTCACTACATGGCGGTGCTGGAGAAGGAGTGA
- a CDS encoding AAA family ATPase, whose translation MSDDDGIALQVRGAAKRDAGRGIARLPASAMSALGVLSGETVRIAGDRETVAKVWPAGAEADDGELLIDAETRTNAGARIGESVRVTAESVDAADAVTLTAPAALDDVDIDDATLARAAKRDLDGRPVTAGEQVRLAHLGGNVFVVGDTDPAGPVRINDGTRVTVRRREGADGERTRSTSGATRTGVGGESGGASAGTGGAGETGGAGGTPAPGAPAAGGVSYEDIGGLDEELDLVRETIELPLSEPEVFTRLGIDPPKGVLLHGPPGTGKTLIAKAVAHEVDATFLSISGPEITSKYKGESEERLRDIFREADENAPAIIFFDEIDSIAGEREEGGDMENRVVGQLLSLMDGLDAREDVIVIGATNRVDSLDPALRRGGRFDREIEIGVPGEAGRREILEVHTRRMPLSDDVDLDRLAARTYGFVGADVDSLTTEAALTALRRVRHDDADADLAGVEVTRADFEAAMASVEPSAMREYVAEKPSTTFDDVGGLTEAKEALERTVTWPLTYGPLFEAADADPPTGVLLWGPPGTGKTLLARAIAGESEVNFIQVAGPELLDRYVGESEKAVRELFERARQAAPAIVFFDEIDALAGDRDLAGGDSGVGERVVSQLLTEFDRASGNPNLAVLAATNRKERLDDALLRPGRLESHVEVPAPEEEARLEILRVHTERKPLAGDVDIEDLASRTAGYSGADLTAVAREATMRAVERVADEHGDDANEHADELSVTMADFESALESVSPTLSS comes from the coding sequence ATGAGCGACGACGACGGGATCGCCCTCCAGGTCCGCGGCGCCGCGAAGCGGGACGCCGGCCGCGGCATCGCCCGCCTCCCCGCCTCCGCCATGAGCGCGCTCGGCGTGCTCTCCGGGGAGACGGTCCGCATCGCCGGCGACCGCGAGACGGTGGCGAAGGTGTGGCCCGCGGGCGCGGAGGCCGACGACGGCGAACTGCTGATCGACGCGGAGACGCGGACGAACGCCGGCGCGAGGATCGGCGAGTCGGTGCGGGTGACCGCCGAGAGCGTCGACGCAGCCGACGCGGTCACGCTCACCGCCCCGGCCGCGCTCGACGACGTCGACATCGACGACGCGACGCTCGCCCGCGCGGCGAAGCGCGACCTCGACGGCCGCCCGGTCACTGCGGGCGAGCAGGTCCGACTCGCCCACCTCGGCGGCAACGTGTTCGTCGTGGGCGACACCGACCCGGCTGGGCCGGTGCGGATAAACGACGGGACGCGTGTCACCGTGCGGCGACGCGAGGGGGCGGACGGGGAACGAACACGCTCGACGTCCGGGGCGACGCGGACCGGGGTCGGCGGCGAGTCGGGCGGCGCGTCGGCGGGGACCGGCGGCGCGGGCGAGACCGGCGGAGCGGGTGGAACCCCCGCGCCGGGGGCGCCCGCCGCGGGCGGGGTCAGCTACGAGGACATCGGCGGGCTGGACGAGGAGCTCGACCTGGTGCGCGAGACCATCGAACTCCCGCTCTCCGAGCCCGAGGTGTTCACCAGGCTCGGCATCGACCCGCCGAAGGGCGTCCTGCTCCACGGCCCGCCCGGGACCGGGAAGACGCTGATCGCGAAGGCCGTCGCCCACGAGGTCGACGCGACGTTCCTCTCGATCTCGGGCCCCGAGATCACCTCGAAGTACAAGGGCGAGAGCGAGGAGCGCCTGCGGGACATCTTCCGCGAGGCCGACGAGAACGCCCCCGCCATAATCTTCTTCGACGAGATCGACTCCATCGCGGGCGAGCGCGAGGAGGGCGGCGACATGGAGAACCGCGTCGTCGGCCAGCTGCTCTCGCTGATGGACGGGCTCGACGCCCGCGAGGACGTGATCGTCATCGGCGCGACCAACCGGGTCGACTCGCTCGACCCCGCGCTGCGACGCGGCGGCCGCTTCGACCGAGAGATCGAGATCGGCGTGCCCGGCGAGGCCGGCCGCCGGGAGATCCTGGAGGTGCACACCCGCCGGATGCCGCTCTCCGACGACGTCGACCTCGACCGGCTCGCGGCCCGGACGTACGGCTTCGTCGGCGCGGACGTGGACTCGCTCACCACCGAGGCCGCGCTGACGGCGCTCCGGCGCGTCCGCCACGACGACGCCGACGCGGACCTCGCCGGGGTGGAGGTGACCCGCGCGGACTTCGAGGCGGCGATGGCGAGCGTCGAGCCGTCGGCGATGCGCGAGTACGTCGCCGAGAAGCCCTCGACCACGTTCGACGACGTCGGCGGACTGACGGAGGCGAAGGAGGCGCTCGAGCGGACCGTCACCTGGCCGCTGACGTACGGCCCGCTGTTCGAGGCGGCCGACGCCGACCCGCCGACCGGGGTGCTGCTGTGGGGGCCGCCCGGGACCGGGAAGACGCTGCTCGCGCGCGCCATCGCGGGCGAGTCGGAGGTGAACTTCATCCAGGTCGCCGGGCCGGAGCTGCTCGACCGCTACGTCGGCGAGTCCGAGAAGGCCGTCCGTGAGCTGTTCGAGCGCGCGCGGCAGGCCGCCCCGGCGATCGTCTTCTTCGACGAGATCGACGCGCTGGCGGGCGATCGGGACCTCGCCGGCGGCGACTCCGGCGTCGGCGAGCGCGTCGTCTCGCAGCTGCTCACCGAGTTCGATCGCGCGTCCGGCAACCCGAACCTCGCCGTGCTGGCCGCCACGAACCGGAAGGAACGGCTCGACGACGCGCTCCTCCGCCCGGGTCGGCTGGAGAGCCACGTCGAGGTGCCGGCCCCGGAGGAGGAGGCGAGACTGGAGATCCTCCGGGTGCACACCGAGCGGAAGCCGCTGGCCGGCGACGTCGACATCGAGGACCTCGCCTCGCGGACGGCCGGCTACTCGGGCGCGGACCTCACGGCGGTGGCCAGGGAGGCGACGATGCGGGCGGTCGAGCGCGTCGCCGACGAGCACGGCGACGATGCGAACGAGCACGCCGACGAGCTGTCGGTGACGATGGCGGACTTCGAATCGGCCCTGGAGTCGGTGTCGCCGACGCTGTCGTCGTAG
- a CDS encoding DUF7500 family protein, whose translation MTDGSDRTDDDRPEDEGVLDPDDLDIRERREVEERDDGRYVISTEGGGAGVDGRSPADEVGPTVAESAGEPDAEPPLDALAAELDASGAPYGLALAGKSEDGTANIQFAGTDPADVLGAAVRWYAGQVGSEGDVDATVMELLEDAGLDFDGE comes from the coding sequence GTGACCGACGGGAGCGACCGAACGGACGACGACCGTCCGGAGGACGAGGGCGTCCTCGACCCGGACGACCTGGACATCCGCGAACGACGGGAGGTCGAAGAGCGCGACGACGGTCGGTACGTCATTTCCACCGAGGGGGGAGGGGCGGGCGTCGACGGTCGGTCTCCGGCGGACGAGGTGGGCCCGACGGTGGCCGAGTCGGCGGGCGAACCCGACGCCGAACCTCCCCTCGACGCGCTCGCCGCTGAACTCGACGCTTCGGGTGCGCCGTACGGGCTGGCGCTGGCCGGAAAGTCCGAGGACGGGACCGCGAACATCCAGTTCGCCGGCACCGACCCGGCTGACGTGCTGGGGGCGGCAGTCCGGTGGTACGCCGGGCAGGTGGGTTCGGAGGGAGACGTGGACGCGACCGTGATGGAGTTGCTCGAGGACGCGGGGCTGGACTTCGACGGCGAGTAG
- the ileS gene encoding isoleucine--tRNA ligase, whose amino-acid sequence MDDSDVSDQYAPEAVESAVAARWDEEGAYEAAKEAHAGDPEFFFVDGPPYTTGQMHLGTAWNKTLKDTVIRHKRMTGHDVTDRPGYDMHGLPIETKVEQELGFDTKRDIEEFGMENFIEECREFAERNREKMDEDFQSIGAWMDWDDPYRTISPEYMEAAWWALSRVHDRGLVERGKRAISQCPRCETAIANNEVEYEEIESPSIYVTFPLRDREGSLVIWTTTPWTIPANEFVAVGPDLTYQEVRASRDGEEETLFLAESTVEDVLKRGRYDDYEVVAEYAGEDLVGWAYEHPLAEEVPDHATGEGVGRVYTADYVEADRTGLVHSSPGHGQEDFERGQELGLPTFTPVAGDGTFTEAGGAYAGQFVRDANDDIIEDLDAKGLLLAAETHSHSYGHCWRCDTPIVFLATDQWFIRITEIKDELLANIDESEWHPHEAREGRFRNFVEEAPDWNVSRQRYWGIPLPIWVPEGEGNPDADDLLVVATREELAERADQDVDPETVDLHRPTVDELTITEDGVTHERVPDVFDVWFDSSVATLGTIGYPSDEETFERLWPADLIIEAHDQTRGWFWSQLGMGTAALGESPYDEVLMHGFTTLGDGTKMSKSRGNIVTPEEAIEEVGRDPLRCYLLSHEQQGQDLAFEWDGLHAMQSTLNILWNVFRFPLPYMRLDGYDPAEADLDDGDLTVVDEWVLSRLQTTKAEMADAWADYEVDDALNALLSFVTEDVSRFYVKAIRERMWEEEDSGSKRAAYATMSTLLDEATRLLAPFAPYLTERMYQHLDGGKTTVHQLPYPEADETLRNPDLERDMAVLRDVEEAAANARQRAERKLRWPVTRVVVESDDADVRGSVGNLRDLLAERVNARTVEVTDSYGELVEVAEPEMSTLGPAFGGDAQRVMEAVRGAARADLDAGDGLSVEVDGEEYDLDGEMVNFRSQAPEGVVGVGFDGGTVYVDTELTEGIESEGYARDVVRRIQEMRKELDLDVDEPIRVSLEVADDRVAGFVDEHREYVAEETRTAEFTDEAEFDLVEEWTVEGVEVTIGVARVPAGTRAE is encoded by the coding sequence ATGGACGACAGCGACGTCTCGGACCAGTACGCCCCGGAGGCGGTCGAATCCGCCGTCGCGGCGCGCTGGGACGAGGAGGGCGCCTACGAGGCGGCGAAGGAGGCGCACGCCGGCGACCCCGAGTTCTTCTTCGTCGACGGGCCGCCGTACACGACCGGACAGATGCACCTCGGAACGGCCTGGAACAAGACGCTGAAGGACACGGTCATCCGCCACAAGCGGATGACCGGCCACGACGTCACCGACCGGCCGGGCTACGACATGCACGGGCTCCCCATCGAGACGAAGGTGGAACAGGAGCTCGGCTTCGACACCAAGCGGGACATCGAGGAGTTCGGCATGGAGAACTTCATCGAGGAGTGCCGCGAGTTCGCCGAGCGCAACCGGGAGAAGATGGACGAGGACTTCCAGTCCATCGGCGCCTGGATGGACTGGGACGACCCGTACCGGACCATCTCGCCCGAGTACATGGAGGCCGCGTGGTGGGCGCTCTCGCGGGTCCACGACCGCGGGCTGGTCGAGCGGGGCAAACGCGCGATCTCGCAGTGTCCCCGCTGTGAGACGGCCATCGCCAACAACGAGGTCGAGTACGAGGAGATCGAGTCGCCCTCCATCTACGTGACGTTCCCCCTGCGTGACCGCGAGGGGAGCCTGGTCATCTGGACGACGACGCCGTGGACCATCCCCGCCAACGAGTTCGTCGCGGTCGGACCGGACCTCACGTACCAGGAGGTCAGGGCGAGCAGGGACGGCGAGGAGGAGACCCTCTTCCTCGCCGAGTCGACCGTCGAGGACGTCCTGAAGCGCGGACGCTACGACGACTACGAGGTCGTCGCCGAGTACGCCGGTGAGGACCTGGTCGGCTGGGCGTACGAGCACCCGCTCGCGGAGGAGGTCCCCGACCACGCGACCGGCGAGGGCGTCGGACGGGTGTACACCGCCGACTACGTCGAGGCGGATCGGACCGGCCTCGTCCACTCCTCGCCCGGGCACGGCCAGGAGGACTTCGAGCGCGGGCAGGAACTCGGGCTCCCGACGTTCACCCCCGTCGCGGGCGACGGCACCTTCACCGAGGCCGGCGGCGCGTACGCGGGCCAGTTCGTCCGCGACGCCAACGACGACATCATCGAGGACCTGGACGCGAAGGGCCTGCTCCTCGCCGCGGAGACCCACTCCCACAGTTACGGCCACTGCTGGCGGTGTGACACGCCCATCGTCTTCCTCGCGACCGACCAGTGGTTCATCCGCATCACCGAGATCAAGGACGAACTGCTGGCGAACATCGACGAGAGCGAGTGGCACCCCCACGAGGCCCGCGAGGGCCGCTTCCGGAACTTCGTCGAGGAGGCGCCCGACTGGAACGTCTCCCGCCAGCGCTACTGGGGCATCCCGCTGCCCATCTGGGTGCCCGAGGGCGAGGGGAACCCCGACGCGGACGACCTCCTCGTCGTCGCCACGCGCGAGGAACTCGCCGAACGGGCCGACCAGGACGTCGACCCCGAGACGGTGGACCTCCACCGCCCGACCGTCGACGAACTCACGATCACCGAGGACGGCGTCACCCACGAGCGCGTGCCGGACGTGTTCGACGTGTGGTTCGACTCGTCGGTCGCCACGCTCGGCACCATCGGCTACCCGTCGGACGAGGAGACGTTCGAGCGCCTGTGGCCCGCCGACCTCATCATCGAGGCGCACGACCAGACCCGCGGCTGGTTCTGGTCGCAGCTCGGCATGGGGACGGCCGCGCTCGGCGAGTCGCCCTACGACGAGGTGCTGATGCACGGGTTCACCACCCTCGGCGACGGGACGAAGATGAGCAAGTCCCGCGGCAACATCGTCACCCCCGAGGAGGCCATCGAGGAGGTCGGCCGGGACCCGCTCCGGTGTTACCTCCTCAGCCACGAGCAGCAGGGCCAGGACCTCGCGTTCGAGTGGGACGGCCTGCACGCCATGCAGTCGACGCTCAACATCCTCTGGAACGTGTTCCGCTTCCCGCTGCCGTACATGCGCCTCGACGGCTACGACCCGGCCGAGGCCGACCTCGACGACGGCGACCTGACGGTCGTCGACGAGTGGGTACTCTCCAGACTCCAGACCACGAAGGCCGAGATGGCCGACGCCTGGGCGGACTACGAGGTCGACGACGCGCTGAACGCGCTCCTCTCGTTCGTCACCGAGGACGTCTCCCGCTTCTACGTGAAGGCCATCCGCGAGCGCATGTGGGAGGAGGAGGACTCCGGGAGCAAGCGCGCCGCCTACGCCACGATGTCGACGCTGCTCGACGAGGCCACGCGCCTGCTCGCCCCCTTCGCCCCGTACCTCACCGAGCGGATGTACCAGCACCTCGACGGTGGGAAGACGACGGTCCACCAGCTCCCGTACCCCGAGGCCGACGAAACGCTCCGGAACCCCGACCTCGAACGCGACATGGCCGTCCTCCGGGACGTCGAGGAGGCCGCGGCGAACGCCCGCCAGCGCGCCGAGCGCAAGCTTCGCTGGCCGGTCACCCGCGTCGTGGTCGAGAGCGACGACGCCGACGTCCGCGGGTCGGTCGGGAACCTGCGGGACCTGCTGGCAGAGCGCGTGAACGCCCGAACGGTCGAGGTGACCGACTCCTACGGCGAACTCGTCGAGGTGGCCGAGCCCGAGATGTCGACGCTCGGTCCGGCGTTCGGCGGCGACGCCCAGCGCGTCATGGAGGCCGTCCGCGGCGCGGCGCGTGCGGACCTCGACGCGGGCGACGGGCTCTCCGTCGAGGTCGACGGCGAGGAGTACGACCTCGACGGGGAGATGGTGAACTTCCGATCGCAGGCCCCCGAGGGCGTCGTGGGCGTCGGGTTCGACGGCGGCACCGTCTACGTCGACACGGAGCTGACCGAGGGGATCGAGTCGGAGGGGTACGCCCGGGACGTGGTCCGCCGAATCCAGGAGATGCGCAAGGAGCTCGACCTCGACGTAGACGAGCCGATCCGGGTCTCGCTCGAGGTGGCGGACGACCGCGTCGCCGGCTTCGTCGACGAGCACCGCGAGTACGTCGCGGAGGAGACGCGGACGGCGGAGTTCACGGACGAGGCGGAGTTCGACCTGGTCGAGGAGTGGACCGTCGAGGGGGTCGAGGTCACCATCGGCGTGGCCCGCGTCCCCGCGGGGACGCGGGCCGAGTGA